The Esox lucius isolate fEsoLuc1 chromosome 5, fEsoLuc1.pri, whole genome shotgun sequence genome includes a region encoding these proteins:
- the rab4a gene encoding ras-related protein Rab-4A isoform X2 — translation MSETYDFLFKFLVIGNAGTGKSCLLHQFIEKRFKDDSNHTIGVEFGSKIINVVNKYVKLQIWDTAGQERFRSVTRSYYRGAAGALLVYDITSRETYNALTNWLTDARMLASQNIVIILCGNKKDLDADREVTFLEASRFAQENELMFLETSALTGENVEEAFVQCARKILNKIESELDPERMGSGIQYGDAALRQLRSPRRGQAESAQECGC, via the exons ATGTCTGAGACATACG ATTTCCTGTTCAAATTCCTAGTGATTGGGAATGCAGGAACTGGAAAATCATGTCTTCTTCACCAGTTTATTGAGAAGCGAT TCAAGGATGATTCAAATCACACCATTGGAGTAGAGTTTGGCTCAAAGATAATCAACGTTGTGAACAAATACGTCAAACTTCAAATCTGGGACACGGCAGGACAAGAGAGATTCAG GTCTGTGACCCGAAGTTACTACAGAGGCGCTGCCGGGGCACTGCTTGTGTATGACATCACTAG CCGGGAAACCTATAATGCCCTGACCAACTGGCTGACGGACGCCAGGATGCTGGCCAGCCAGAATATTGTCATCATCCTCTGTGGTAACAAGAAGGACCTGGATGCAGACCGGGAGGTCACCTTCCTAGAGGCATCTCGATTTGCTCAGGAAAATG AGCTAATGTTTCTGGAGACCAGTGCTCTGACGGGGGAGAACGTGGAGGAGGCTTTCGTGCAGTGCGCCAGGAAAATCCTCAACAAGATAGAGTCAG AGTTGGACCCAGAGCGAATGGGATCAGGGATCCAGTACGGAGACGCGGCTCTGCGACAGCTACGCTCCCCTCGTAGGGGACAGGCTGAAAGCGCCCAGGAATGTGGCTGTTAG
- the rhoua gene encoding ras homolog family member Ua gives MPPQGDGEYKPVAVTAVLPPVPPRRFRSRESSSGSKCRFGGGERKVKCVLVGDGAVGKTSLIVSYTTNGYPTEYIPTAFDNFAAVVAVDGKPVKLQLCDTAGQDEFDKLRPLCYTNADIFLLCFSVVSPSSFQNVTEKWVPEIRRHCPRTPVVLVGTQSDLREDVKVLIELAKYKEKPVDPREARQCAEDMRAVSYMECSSLTQKNLKEVFDTAIVASIQHTDFQQQHLLKKRTPDKMKKLSKSCWKKYCCVA, from the exons ATGCCTCCCCAGGGCGATGGAGAATATAAACCTGTAGCAGTGACTGCGGTGTTACCACCGGTTCCCCCTCGGAGGTTTCGGAGCAGAGAGTCGTCCTCGGGATCCAAGTGCCGGTTTGGTGGCGGAGAGCGCAAAGTGAAATGTGTGCTTGTCGGTGACGGGGCAGTGGGGAAGACAAGCTTGATTGTCAGCTACACAACAAATGGATATCCAACTGAATATATCCCAACTGCTTTTGATAACTTTGCTG CGGTGGTGGCAGTTGACGGCAAGCCAGTGAAACTGCAGCTTTGTGACACAGCTGGCCAG GATGAGTTTGACAAGCTGCGTCCGCTCTGCTACACCAACGCCGACATCTTCCTGCTCTGCTTCAGCGTAGTCAGCCCCTCCTCCTTTCAGAACGTCACAGAGAAATGGGTGCCGGAGATCCGCAGGCATTGCCCGCGTACTCCGGTGGTTCTGGTGGGCACCCAGTCCGACCTGCGGGAGGACGTCAAGGTTCTGATCGAGCTGGCCAAGTATAAAGAGAAGCCTGTGGATCCTCGCGAGGCCCGGCAGTGTGCAGAGGACATGAGGGCCGTGTCATACATGGAGTGCTCCTCGCTCACCCAGAAGAACCTGAAAGAGGTGTTTGACACAGCCATCGTTGCCAGCATCCAGCACACTGACTTTCAGCAACAGCATCTGCTGAAAAAACGAACTCCGGACAAGATGAAGAAGCTTTCAAAGTCGTGCTGGAAGAAGTACTGTTGTGTGGCTTAG
- the rab4a gene encoding ras-related protein Rab-4A isoform X1 translates to MSETYDFLFKFLVIGNAGTGKSCLLHQFIEKRFKDDSNHTIGVEFGSKIINVVNKYVKLQIWDTAGQERFRSVTRSYYRGAAGALLVYDITSRETYNALTNWLTDARMLASQNIVIILCGNKKDLDADREVTFLEASRFAQENELMFLETSALTGENVEEAFVQCARKILNKIESGELDPERMGSGIQYGDAALRQLRSPRRGQAESAQECGC, encoded by the exons ATGTCTGAGACATACG ATTTCCTGTTCAAATTCCTAGTGATTGGGAATGCAGGAACTGGAAAATCATGTCTTCTTCACCAGTTTATTGAGAAGCGAT TCAAGGATGATTCAAATCACACCATTGGAGTAGAGTTTGGCTCAAAGATAATCAACGTTGTGAACAAATACGTCAAACTTCAAATCTGGGACACGGCAGGACAAGAGAGATTCAG GTCTGTGACCCGAAGTTACTACAGAGGCGCTGCCGGGGCACTGCTTGTGTATGACATCACTAG CCGGGAAACCTATAATGCCCTGACCAACTGGCTGACGGACGCCAGGATGCTGGCCAGCCAGAATATTGTCATCATCCTCTGTGGTAACAAGAAGGACCTGGATGCAGACCGGGAGGTCACCTTCCTAGAGGCATCTCGATTTGCTCAGGAAAATG AGCTAATGTTTCTGGAGACCAGTGCTCTGACGGGGGAGAACGTGGAGGAGGCTTTCGTGCAGTGCGCCAGGAAAATCCTCAACAAGATAGAGTCAG GAGAGTTGGACCCAGAGCGAATGGGATCAGGGATCCAGTACGGAGACGCGGCTCTGCGACAGCTACGCTCCCCTCGTAGGGGACAGGCTGAAAGCGCCCAGGAATGTGGCTGTTAG